One Fibrobacter sp. UWP2 genomic region harbors:
- a CDS encoding NYN domain-containing protein, producing MSSQVAIFIDAENLTSWIKNGGVESLMEELLPLGQIVVRKAYGKWSTTQLAPLQSVLNDNGFELVHTFHPVSGKNSTDIKMTVDTMEVAIESRAQWIVLATGDSDFSPLFRKLREQGKDVIGVGPKSPLSECVKNSCSRYIYTDNAEEQSDETERNNMLVSEKIDFIEILRSVLQGEDAPIHLSALMPKMLERDNAFSVKRLGFKTFKEFVSSVDFAEVKDDGNGTIMVSLSKKKVAVQEDAQMVLAKALKKKSWDVLSKGILRKIYRLACDKTALKPMSKQDLVQEIASENLAGTTNGIISRALGIFLKAELATVSASGAERQWTFENTNQYWLKIDKALLDRLSAGLKESGISAKVSDVKSLLYGKYSDEDLESLFAQYRDVIS from the coding sequence ATGTCGAGCCAAGTTGCCATTTTTATCGATGCGGAGAATCTGACTTCCTGGATTAAGAACGGGGGTGTGGAGTCGCTTATGGAAGAACTTCTCCCGCTGGGGCAGATTGTCGTCCGCAAGGCTTACGGCAAATGGTCTACGACGCAGCTTGCGCCCTTGCAGTCCGTATTGAACGATAACGGATTCGAACTGGTGCATACTTTCCACCCTGTCAGCGGCAAGAATTCCACGGATATCAAGATGACCGTGGACACCATGGAGGTTGCCATCGAATCCCGGGCCCAGTGGATTGTCCTTGCGACGGGGGATTCCGACTTTTCCCCGTTGTTCCGCAAGTTGCGCGAGCAGGGCAAGGACGTTATTGGCGTGGGCCCCAAGTCGCCACTCAGCGAATGCGTCAAGAATTCCTGTTCCAGGTACATCTATACGGACAATGCCGAAGAGCAGTCCGACGAGACCGAGCGCAACAACATGCTGGTTTCCGAAAAGATTGACTTTATCGAGATTCTCAGGTCGGTGTTGCAGGGCGAGGACGCGCCTATCCATCTTTCCGCATTGATGCCCAAGATGCTGGAACGCGACAACGCCTTCAGCGTGAAGCGTCTTGGTTTCAAGACTTTCAAGGAATTTGTCAGCTCTGTCGATTTTGCCGAGGTCAAGGACGATGGCAACGGCACGATCATGGTATCGCTGTCGAAAAAGAAGGTCGCTGTACAGGAAGATGCCCAGATGGTGCTTGCGAAGGCGCTGAAGAAAAAGAGCTGGGACGTTTTATCGAAAGGGATTCTCCGCAAGATATATAGGCTAGCTTGCGACAAGACGGCGCTGAAGCCGATGAGCAAACAGGATTTGGTGCAGGAAATCGCTTCGGAGAACTTGGCAGGAACTACCAATGGCATTATCAGTCGCGCCTTGGGAATTTTCCTAAAGGCTGAGCTTGCGACGGTTAGTGCTTCTGGAGCTGAAAGGCAATGGACGTTTGAAAATACAAACCAGTATTGGCTAAAGATTGACAAGGCCTTGCTTGATAGGCTTTCGGCCGGGCTCAAGGAGTCCGGAATTTCTGCGAAGGTTTCGGATGTGAAGTCCTTGCTTTACGGAAAGTATTCCGACGAGGATTTGGAGAGTCTTTTCGCGCAGTATCGAGACGTAATATCCTGA
- a CDS encoding C-terminal helicase domain-containing protein, with protein MIESKYGSGSVDYLNKGARKKILDAFNDPQSDLRYLIATDKDSQGIDLQQSEAWIIHYELPWNPIRVIQRFGRVWRLNKPNAENADDELTRPVAFYIPSTYSAEEEKINRLQRRWKTLEKVLPKLSSKCLPPIRFDLALGIRVTPSPYKECTCCGKDGKRKMLYSTESEALIAAKRRSKKKIPLRVYQCPDECGYHLTSNQE; from the coding sequence TTGATTGAATCAAAATATGGTTCTGGTTCTGTTGATTACCTAAATAAGGGAGCCCGCAAAAAGATTCTTGATGCCTTCAATGACCCTCAAAGTGATTTGAGATACTTAATAGCAACAGATAAAGATTCTCAAGGAATAGACTTGCAACAATCGGAAGCATGGATTATTCATTATGAGTTGCCATGGAACCCAATCAGGGTAATTCAAAGATTTGGACGGGTATGGCGACTGAATAAGCCAAATGCAGAAAATGCAGATGATGAATTGACTCGCCCGGTTGCATTCTATATTCCTTCGACTTATTCTGCGGAGGAAGAAAAGATCAATAGACTGCAAAGACGTTGGAAGACGTTGGAAAAAGTTCTTCCTAAGCTTAGTTCAAAATGTTTACCGCCGATTAGATTTGATCTTGCTCTAGGAATTCGTGTTACGCCAAGTCCATACAAAGAATGCACTTGTTGCGGGAAAGATGGAAAGAGGAAGATGTTGTATTCAACGGAGAGTGAGGCGCTTATTGCTGCGAAGCGCCGTTCTAAAAAAAAGATTCCGCTGCGCGTTTATCAATGCCCCGATGAATGTGGATACCATCTCACGAGTAATCAGGAATAA
- a CDS encoding YafY family protein — MADMTRGERTVQLFAKVISNPDKKFTVSDLMASFNIPDEERRNVQRDMRFLSEMDGGRYIAVETEGRTAVYRSALHNAERLLFPNFENTMLHFVFLKRIANIYPATSEIITQLLERIEKSLPTREQKSLRQLGDDLNTKILFMGTPPDIEEDASEKIRLILQAIHDHRKIEVAYRDSANSEKVSKRIPLMIIIYEGELYVGCQSERHAGDTYTLKFRRMKSVKLSKQTFVEDPKVVDKLRRQVTSGAAFMSGQEPKLQDIEIEFESRARLYLEENPFNRSMKIGKTKNGKINVKLKAEVNQLLFNWVVSFSNVAHVKKPAALRSRLKEFAEYLTETYG; from the coding sequence ATGGCAGACATGACCCGTGGAGAAAGGACTGTGCAGCTCTTTGCGAAGGTGATTTCGAACCCTGACAAGAAATTCACCGTGAGCGACCTGATGGCATCTTTCAACATTCCCGACGAGGAAAGGCGCAACGTGCAGCGCGACATGCGTTTTTTGTCGGAGATGGACGGTGGTCGCTACATTGCGGTAGAAACCGAGGGCCGCACGGCGGTCTACCGTTCTGCGCTCCACAACGCGGAACGCCTGCTGTTCCCGAACTTCGAGAACACCATGCTGCATTTCGTGTTCCTCAAGCGCATCGCGAACATTTACCCCGCGACAAGCGAAATCATTACGCAGCTCCTGGAACGTATCGAGAAAAGCCTGCCAACCCGCGAGCAGAAATCGCTCCGGCAGCTCGGCGACGACCTGAATACGAAAATTCTGTTCATGGGAACGCCGCCCGATATCGAGGAAGATGCGAGCGAAAAGATTCGCCTTATTCTGCAGGCTATCCACGATCACCGCAAAATTGAAGTGGCCTACCGCGATTCCGCAAATTCAGAGAAGGTGTCCAAGCGCATCCCGCTGATGATTATCATTTACGAGGGCGAACTCTATGTGGGCTGCCAGTCCGAAAGGCACGCGGGCGACACGTATACGCTCAAGTTCAGACGCATGAAGAGCGTAAAACTCTCGAAACAGACGTTTGTCGAAGACCCGAAGGTTGTGGACAAGCTGCGCAGGCAGGTGACATCGGGTGCCGCTTTCATGAGCGGGCAGGAACCGAAACTCCAGGATATCGAAATCGAGTTCGAGAGCCGTGCGCGCCTCTACCTCGAGGAGAACCCGTTCAACCGCTCCATGAAAATCGGCAAGACGAAGAACGGGAAAATCAACGTGAAGCTCAAGGCCGAGGTAAACCAGCTCCTGTTCAACTGGGTCGTATCGTTCTCAAACGTGGCGCACGTAAAAAAGCCCGCCGCGTTGCGCAGCAGGCTCAAGGAATTTGCGGAATACTTGACAGAAACGTATGGGTAA
- a CDS encoding co-chaperone YbbN — protein sequence MKRLIALMLCIMAVATFAAEDIKIVKVNDANFEKEVLQSKKPVILDITSTSCPPCLIMIPTLIGIAKNYPDIKIATVGIDEPGIDKIKASLPIQAFPTFFMVRNGKIVNQLVGAVKEEELLAALQYTPSKKPAAKPKKVKNAKRNMVCKTPGQFNGLKNLVTISFVFGDYEIENVDIVTDVFVPPELNDRRDQMMEHVRASGKGEVEPTMTGFRIHIDNNCRFMKAMDMKRTSTYGEMRAGLELQGFTCQ from the coding sequence ATGAAAAGACTTATCGCACTTATGCTTTGCATTATGGCCGTGGCGACGTTCGCGGCCGAAGACATCAAGATTGTCAAGGTGAACGACGCTAACTTCGAGAAAGAGGTTCTGCAGTCCAAGAAGCCGGTCATCCTGGATATCACTTCCACGAGCTGCCCGCCGTGCCTCATCATGATCCCGACACTCATCGGCATCGCGAAGAACTATCCCGACATCAAGATTGCGACGGTGGGCATTGACGAACCGGGCATCGACAAGATCAAGGCGAGCCTGCCTATCCAGGCGTTCCCGACGTTCTTCATGGTGCGCAACGGCAAGATTGTAAACCAGCTGGTGGGTGCCGTCAAGGAAGAGGAACTGCTGGCGGCCCTGCAGTACACGCCATCCAAGAAGCCCGCAGCCAAGCCGAAGAAGGTCAAGAACGCGAAGCGCAACATGGTGTGCAAGACTCCGGGGCAGTTCAACGGGCTCAAGAATCTGGTGACCATTTCGTTCGTGTTCGGCGACTACGAAATCGAGAATGTTGACATCGTGACGGACGTGTTCGTGCCGCCCGAGCTGAACGATCGGCGCGACCAGATGATGGAACACGTGCGCGCGAGCGGGAAGGGCGAGGTGGAGCCCACCATGACGGGTTTCCGCATCCATATCGACAACAACTGCCGATTCATGAAGGCGATGGACATGAAGCGTACGTCCACTTACGGCGAGATGCGTGCGGGTCTCGAACTGCAGGGCTTTACCTGCCAGTAG
- a CDS encoding RNA-binding domain-containing protein: MKVKKIDKDEKHDLEFKQNWRDEYLKWICAFANTHGGSLYIGVKDNGEICGVKDYRKLSEDIPNKILQAMGLICEVNLLDEGGKKYFRIDVEKYPFPVSYHGKYYKRSGSTTQEVVDNELDKMILAVQGRTWDSVPVPHVDVADLDNDSIKLFKKMALDHNRLDSKALDVPTDVLLRNLRLFENDYLTRAAVMCFHPDPEKWVMCAYTKIGFFADNDADIIYQDEVHGSLVMQVEKTMDLIYTKYMKALISYDGIHRKETFFFPKEAFRELLLNAVIHRDYTRPTPIQIRVYAHKIRIWNIGKMPVDVPVEKLFKPHSSEPRNPNIANVFFKAGYVESWGRGYKNITDVCKLRKAKLPIPEENSGGLVVECPPSRQYLDAERKQGKIIPHEDAVNPTINPTINPTIKLTDTQRTILAELSKNPRITQMELASILKIQRSSVSESMSKLQRLGVLKRIGGNKTGYWEVIF, from the coding sequence ATGAAAGTCAAGAAAATTGATAAAGACGAAAAGCACGACCTTGAGTTCAAACAGAACTGGCGTGATGAATATCTCAAGTGGATTTGCGCGTTTGCCAATACGCATGGTGGCTCGCTTTATATAGGTGTAAAGGATAATGGCGAAATTTGCGGAGTGAAGGATTACCGCAAGCTTTCGGAAGATATTCCGAACAAGATTTTGCAAGCCATGGGCTTGATTTGCGAAGTGAACCTTCTTGACGAAGGTGGAAAGAAGTATTTTCGAATCGATGTGGAGAAATATCCGTTCCCGGTCAGTTATCATGGAAAATATTATAAGCGGAGCGGTTCAACGACGCAAGAGGTTGTGGACAATGAATTGGACAAGATGATTCTTGCCGTGCAGGGGCGCACGTGGGATAGTGTTCCTGTGCCGCATGTGGATGTTGCAGACTTGGATAATGATTCTATCAAGCTTTTCAAGAAAATGGCGCTTGACCATAATCGTCTTGATAGCAAGGCGCTGGATGTTCCAACGGATGTTCTCTTGAGAAACTTGCGGTTGTTTGAGAATGATTATTTGACGAGGGCGGCTGTCATGTGCTTTCACCCGGATCCCGAAAAGTGGGTCATGTGCGCTTATACAAAAATTGGGTTCTTCGCCGATAACGATGCAGACATTATTTATCAGGATGAGGTTCATGGTTCGCTTGTGATGCAGGTTGAAAAGACGATGGATCTCATCTATACGAAGTACATGAAGGCTCTCATCAGCTATGACGGCATTCATCGCAAAGAAACATTCTTTTTCCCGAAGGAGGCATTCCGTGAGTTACTTTTGAATGCTGTGATTCATCGTGATTATACTAGGCCCACGCCAATTCAGATTCGCGTTTATGCTCACAAGATTCGCATTTGGAATATCGGAAAGATGCCCGTTGATGTTCCTGTCGAAAAATTGTTCAAGCCGCATTCGTCGGAACCGCGCAATCCGAATATTGCAAATGTGTTCTTTAAGGCGGGTTATGTCGAAAGCTGGGGTCGCGGCTACAAGAACATCACCGACGTCTGCAAGCTTCGCAAGGCAAAATTGCCTATTCCCGAAGAGAATTCTGGCGGTCTGGTGGTGGAATGCCCGCCGAGCAGGCAATATCTTGATGCCGAAAGGAAACAGGGGAAAATCATTCCACATGAAGATGCTGTAAACCCGACAATAAACCCGACAATAAACCCGACAATAAAACTTACGGATACGCAGCGAACCATACTTGCGGAATTATCCAAAAATCCGAGAATTACACAAATGGAATTGGCGTCGATCCTTAAGATACAGCGTTCCTCTGTAAGCGAGAGTATGTCAAAATTACAACGATTGGGCGTGTTGAAGCGTATTGGTGGTAACAAAACTGGTTATTGGGAAGTTATTTTTTAA
- a CDS encoding DUF4258 domain-containing protein, with the protein MNITKHAFERMRERGFTVEMLGKVLRRKDLVRDPSDKEGVSKIITEVDNRFWALIVSDDLKTLITVRRAHEDEVQEARED; encoded by the coding sequence ATGAATATCACAAAGCACGCTTTTGAGAGGATGCGTGAGAGAGGATTCACCGTGGAAATGCTCGGAAAGGTTCTGCGGAGAAAAGACCTGGTTCGCGATCCATCTGACAAAGAAGGTGTTTCTAAAATTATTACCGAGGTTGATAATCGATTTTGGGCATTAATTGTCTCGGACGATTTAAAAACATTGATAACCGTAAGGAGAGCTCATGAAGACGAAGTGCAAGAAGCGAGAGAAGATTAA
- a CDS encoding CopG family antitoxin, giving the protein MKTKCKKREKIKLPKGFKLVDDFLSKEEIEALENDTTMRDPMVITGGHESETLEESIARISRAIAEAKEEKKMYSIRLKVKTVESIKRKAAAAGIPYQTYVNVVLDNAASA; this is encoded by the coding sequence ATGAAGACGAAGTGCAAGAAGCGAGAGAAGATTAAGCTGCCCAAGGGCTTCAAGCTGGTTGACGATTTCCTTTCTAAAGAGGAAATCGAGGCGCTTGAAAATGATACTACAATGAGAGATCCGATGGTAATTACCGGCGGTCATGAGTCGGAGACGTTGGAGGAATCCATTGCGCGAATCAGCCGTGCCATTGCCGAGGCCAAGGAAGAAAAGAAGATGTATTCCATAAGGCTCAAGGTCAAGACGGTGGAATCGATCAAGCGCAAGGCTGCGGCAGCGGGCATCCCGTATCAGACTTATGTGAACGTGGTGCTCGATAATGCGGCATCTGCTTAA
- a CDS encoding metallophosphoesterase has product MHNERQLWICGDIHGEISGLVRNAVNRGISCADILVVGDFGAGFGRPKSMDVAYGKVRAALEKNDICIYTIRGNHDDPAFFDGLHDFERLHFLPDHRMVELCGKRIYPVGGAVSADIDLVDQLSRKSRRMINDSLIKFGSYKRVWWPDEAPTQITEGLPTVVDIVVSHEAPLSFDPPLVQADYVRDETWLKIVESRKYLDYVLSQVKSSLWFYGHYHCHFEGSYQNTLYRCLDIAEMTRVV; this is encoded by the coding sequence ATGCACAACGAACGACAACTATGGATTTGCGGTGACATTCATGGCGAAATATCTGGGCTTGTCCGAAATGCGGTGAATCGCGGGATATCGTGCGCCGATATCCTGGTTGTCGGTGATTTTGGTGCTGGTTTCGGTCGCCCGAAATCGATGGATGTCGCTTATGGCAAGGTGCGTGCGGCTTTAGAGAAAAATGACATTTGCATATACACGATTCGTGGCAATCACGACGATCCTGCGTTTTTCGATGGGTTACACGATTTTGAACGGCTGCATTTTCTGCCGGACCATCGCATGGTCGAATTATGCGGCAAGAGGATTTATCCCGTTGGCGGGGCAGTTTCTGCTGATATAGATTTGGTTGACCAGTTGAGCCGCAAATCACGACGAATGATAAACGATTCCTTAATCAAGTTCGGCTCTTATAAGCGTGTGTGGTGGCCAGATGAGGCGCCCACGCAAATTACCGAGGGGCTCCCCACGGTCGTTGATATTGTGGTGTCGCACGAGGCGCCGCTTTCATTTGACCCGCCCCTTGTACAGGCGGATTATGTGCGAGATGAAACCTGGCTAAAAATTGTCGAATCTCGCAAGTATCTGGATTATGTTCTCTCACAAGTCAAGTCGAGCTTATGGTTTTACGGGCATTATCACTGCCATTTTGAGGGTAGTTACCAAAATACGCTTTATCGCTGCTTGGATATCGCGGAAATGACACGGGTTGTTTGA
- a CDS encoding ATP-binding protein, with the protein MIKHAKVGEGLNIFFYGVEGTGKTELAKAIAKELKRPLVLTNISTEGVHRDSKENWVVRSRMGSILYAATKYQKKKAILLVDESDVILNCCEKGALNFFLEQIKIPVIWISNNIHYIENSTLRRFDYSVRFERPDVEKREQVWQSVVSEQGAGAIISEEELKRFASEFQITAGGITQAIAGTKKLLESGCKVDPLESIRTIAEAQANLLNLDMEYASRDKESRAPRYLLDAINTDADMPKILKVMSAFDAKWKDMQKGDRADSLNMLLYGAPGTGKTEFAKHIARTLDRKLIIKKASDLLDCYVGNTEKLIRKMFKEAEEKKAILFLDEADSMIRDRSGAARSWEVTQVNEMLTQMENFKGIFIAAMNFEGELDTASRRRFALKVKFGYLKPEGIEALWKGFFPKVEMPEAARSLRMLTPGDFNAAYASLRFYDESELTAEAVLNALKSELAYKDSREGRTMGL; encoded by the coding sequence ATGATCAAGCACGCGAAGGTGGGCGAGGGTCTGAACATTTTCTTCTACGGGGTCGAGGGAACCGGCAAGACTGAACTCGCGAAGGCGATTGCGAAGGAACTCAAGCGCCCGCTGGTGCTCACCAACATCAGTACCGAGGGCGTGCATCGCGACAGCAAGGAAAACTGGGTGGTGCGTAGCCGCATGGGGAGTATATTGTATGCCGCCACCAAGTACCAGAAGAAGAAGGCGATTCTCCTGGTGGATGAATCCGATGTGATTCTCAACTGCTGCGAGAAGGGTGCGCTGAACTTCTTCCTGGAACAGATCAAGATTCCGGTCATCTGGATTTCGAACAACATTCACTACATCGAGAACAGCACGCTGCGCAGGTTCGACTACTCCGTGCGTTTCGAACGCCCCGATGTCGAAAAGCGCGAACAGGTGTGGCAGTCCGTGGTGAGCGAACAGGGTGCAGGCGCGATTATCTCGGAAGAGGAACTGAAGCGCTTTGCTTCGGAGTTCCAGATTACGGCGGGCGGCATTACGCAGGCGATTGCGGGCACCAAGAAGCTCCTGGAATCGGGCTGCAAGGTGGACCCGCTGGAGAGCATCCGCACCATCGCGGAGGCGCAGGCGAACCTGCTGAACCTGGATATGGAATACGCGAGTCGCGACAAGGAAAGCCGTGCGCCGCGCTACCTGCTCGATGCCATCAACACCGACGCGGACATGCCGAAAATCCTGAAAGTGATGAGCGCGTTCGACGCGAAGTGGAAGGACATGCAGAAGGGCGACCGTGCCGACAGCTTGAACATGCTCCTGTACGGTGCGCCCGGTACCGGCAAGACTGAATTCGCGAAGCATATCGCCCGCACTCTCGACCGCAAGCTCATCATCAAGAAGGCGAGCGACTTGCTCGATTGCTATGTGGGGAATACCGAAAAGCTCATCCGCAAGATGTTCAAGGAAGCCGAAGAGAAGAAGGCGATTCTCTTCCTGGACGAGGCGGACAGCATGATCCGAGACCGTAGCGGTGCAGCCCGCAGCTGGGAGGTGACGCAGGTGAACGAGATGCTCACGCAGATGGAGAACTTCAAAGGAATCTTCATCGCGGCGATGAACTTCGAAGGGGAACTTGATACGGCGTCGCGCAGGCGTTTTGCCCTGAAGGTAAAGTTCGGCTACCTGAAGCCCGAAGGCATCGAGGCCCTGTGGAAGGGTTTCTTCCCGAAGGTCGAAATGCCCGAGGCGGCGCGCAGCCTGCGCATGCTCACTCCGGGCGATTTCAACGCTGCATACGCCTCGCTCCGGTTTTACGACGAGAGCGAACTCACCGCGGAAGCAGTCCTCAACGCGCTCAAGTCGGAGCTTGCTTACAAGGATAGCCGCGAAGGGCGCACCATGGGGCTTTAA
- a CDS encoding RNA polymerase sigma factor, translating into MERMNPADNMTFSKLYEVYAPMVYRRAMALLRDESEAEDMVQNVFLRVYERWDSLDVSQPSSLLWNTATRLCLNRIRDKKRRGLDMDTSELLLSIACADDEQDSFAARNILSRIFSKEQESTRTIAVLHYVDGMTLEETAREVGLSVSGVRKRLRGLQAKVKDLEVK; encoded by the coding sequence ATGGAAAGGATGAATCCCGCAGATAACATGACGTTTTCGAAACTGTACGAGGTGTATGCCCCGATGGTTTACCGCCGCGCCATGGCCTTGCTGAGGGATGAATCCGAGGCCGAAGACATGGTGCAGAACGTGTTTTTGCGCGTGTACGAACGCTGGGACAGCCTGGATGTATCGCAGCCGAGCAGCCTCTTGTGGAATACGGCTACAAGGCTCTGCCTCAACCGCATCCGCGACAAAAAACGCCGCGGGCTCGATATGGACACGAGCGAACTCCTGCTCTCGATTGCCTGCGCGGACGATGAACAGGATTCGTTCGCGGCCCGGAACATCCTCTCGAGAATTTTTTCGAAGGAACAGGAATCGACAAGGACTATTGCGGTGTTACACTATGTAGACGGCATGACGCTCGAGGAAACCGCCCGCGAGGTGGGGCTCTCGGTGAGCGGCGTGCGCAAGCGCTTGCGGGGTCTGCAAGCCAAGGTAAAGGATCTGGAGGTAAAGTGA
- a CDS encoding caspase family protein — protein sequence MRNIIEKLDTSIVLQVFSLVILLVLAATSGSQAATGSAETQINRYVLAVSANNGGKGRPMLRYAESDAKSFVNVLKEMGGVQPQNIVFVKGPSVEKLRHEMDALDKKIAQGKSTGGRNEVLVYYSGHADDKGLRLGEEVYNWKEFRKRIDALNGDVKIAVIDACGSGAITRLKGGVAVPAFMVDKSSDMKGYAFITSSTQDESSQESDKLKGSFFTHSLVSGLRGAGDASGDGRVTLSEAYQFAFNETLQKTETTLGGAQHPSRDMNLAGTGDVVMTDLRSTSAGLDLDEDVDGRLFIRDEKGELVAELYKKGGRAMSLGFPAGKYSVRMERPAEYKEATVTLQDNYRARLSQKQFAAVSAEKTTLRGGTEFKPARTCAAGDTNQCSLDSLDRNGTSRTTFNLYDHDKEPRKGVQLGLFATRADDYLIGSQVSFLVNSANKDMRGLQVTGLINLGENVDGAQISGTVNYAESFQGLQFGFVNWVNDKSDGVQIGYVNAGFDTVGPVQVGFVDFAKQTDVQIGFVDVAGASDVQVGFVDVAPKSDVQVGFVDVAGRSDVQVGFVNASYKEGGTQVGYVNTATVSKGRQVGFVNVCLECEKTPVGFVSIVGNGVWSGSAYVNEMGALGLSLHLGTAYFYTAFEGARQFEKGTNFEHFSDTWESGFGVGTQFGTYGSHFELEYMHFNVFDRFRMNDVDAGYHHRLRLGYVYSLLPGIGLGVGGTVNVATQGYQDDVILKPLGNYHDDAGSKNHKGRVWPGFYSGITVGKF from the coding sequence ATGAGGAATATTATCGAAAAATTGGATACGTCCATAGTGCTTCAGGTTTTTTCCTTGGTGATTTTGCTGGTACTCGCGGCAACATCGGGGTCGCAGGCCGCGACAGGCTCGGCAGAAACCCAGATTAACCGCTATGTGCTCGCGGTGAGCGCAAATAACGGCGGCAAGGGCCGCCCCATGCTCCGCTATGCCGAAAGCGATGCCAAGTCCTTCGTGAACGTGCTCAAGGAAATGGGCGGCGTGCAACCGCAGAATATAGTGTTCGTGAAGGGCCCGAGTGTAGAAAAGCTCCGCCACGAGATGGACGCCCTCGACAAGAAGATTGCCCAGGGCAAGTCTACTGGCGGCCGCAACGAGGTGCTGGTGTACTACAGCGGCCACGCCGACGACAAGGGCCTGCGCCTTGGCGAAGAAGTTTACAACTGGAAGGAATTCCGCAAGAGGATTGACGCTCTCAATGGCGACGTGAAGATTGCGGTGATCGACGCCTGCGGTTCGGGCGCGATTACGCGCCTCAAGGGCGGTGTGGCCGTGCCCGCGTTCATGGTGGACAAGAGCAGCGACATGAAGGGCTATGCCTTTATCACGAGTAGCACGCAAGATGAATCTAGCCAGGAGAGCGACAAGCTGAAGGGTTCCTTCTTTACGCATTCGCTGGTGAGCGGCCTCCGCGGTGCGGGCGATGCGAGCGGTGACGGCAGGGTGACTCTTTCCGAAGCCTACCAGTTCGCGTTCAACGAGACTTTGCAGAAGACGGAGACCACTTTGGGCGGCGCCCAGCATCCGAGCCGCGACATGAACCTTGCCGGTACGGGCGACGTGGTGATGACGGATTTGCGCAGCACGAGCGCCGGCCTCGATTTGGACGAGGACGTGGACGGGCGCTTGTTCATCCGCGACGAGAAGGGAGAACTCGTTGCCGAACTCTACAAGAAGGGAGGCCGCGCGATGAGCCTCGGGTTCCCTGCCGGCAAGTACAGCGTACGCATGGAACGCCCCGCCGAGTACAAGGAAGCGACCGTGACTCTGCAGGACAACTACCGTGCCCGCCTTTCGCAAAAGCAGTTCGCCGCAGTGTCCGCCGAAAAGACGACGCTCCGCGGCGGTACCGAATTCAAGCCCGCAAGGACATGTGCCGCTGGCGATACGAACCAGTGCTCTCTCGATTCGCTCGACCGCAACGGGACTTCGCGCACCACGTTCAACCTCTACGACCACGACAAGGAACCGCGCAAGGGCGTGCAGCTAGGCCTTTTTGCCACGCGTGCCGACGATTACCTGATCGGCTCCCAAGTGAGCTTCTTGGTGAACAGCGCGAACAAGGACATGCGCGGCCTGCAGGTGACTGGCCTCATAAACCTCGGCGAAAACGTGGATGGCGCCCAGATTTCGGGAACCGTCAACTATGCCGAAAGCTTCCAGGGCCTGCAATTCGGTTTTGTCAACTGGGTCAACGACAAGTCCGACGGTGTCCAGATCGGCTATGTCAATGCCGGTTTCGATACGGTGGGCCCGGTGCAGGTGGGCTTTGTCGATTTCGCCAAGCAGACTGACGTGCAGATAGGCTTTGTAGACGTGGCTGGCGCGTCCGACGTGCAGGTTGGCTTTGTTGATGTTGCTCCCAAGTCAGATGTACAGGTGGGCTTCGTGGATGTCGCGGGCAGGTCCGATGTGCAGGTGGGCTTCGTGAACGCCTCTTACAAGGAAGGCGGCACGCAGGTCGGTTACGTGAATACGGCGACGGTATCGAAGGGCCGACAGGTAGGCTTCGTGAACGTCTGTCTTGAATGCGAGAAGACTCCGGTTGGCTTCGTGAGCATCGTGGGTAACGGCGTATGGTCCGGCTCTGCCTACGTTAACGAGATGGGCGCCCTCGGACTTTCGCTCCACTTGGGAACGGCATACTTCTATACGGCTTTCGAAGGGGCTCGCCAGTTTGAAAAGGGAACGAACTTTGAACACTTCAGCGACACCTGGGAAAGCGGGTTCGGCGTTGGAACGCAGTTCGGCACGTATGGCAGCCACTTCGAGCTCGAATACATGCACTTCAATGTTTTCGACAGGTTCCGCATGAACGATGTCGACGCAGGGTATCATCATCGCCTGCGCCTCGGATACGTGTACAGCCTGCTTCCGGGAATCGGTCTCGGCGTCGGCGGAACCGTGAACGTGGCGACCCAGGGCTACCAGGACGACGTAATCCTCAAGCCGCTCGGCAACTACCACGACGACGCGGGAAGCAAGAACCACAAGGGCCGCGTGTGGCCCGGATTCTACTCGGGAATCACCGTGGGAAAATTTTAA